A window of Acidobacteriota bacterium genomic DNA:
CCCGATGCCGGGCCAGGGCACCAACTGACAAGGAGTTCATGCGTATGAAGCGGATGGCAAGCATGGCGCTCGCCGCGCTGGTGGCGACGGCCACCCCGGCGTTTGCACAAACGGGCGCGGGGTGGACCAGCCTGTTCGACGGCAAGAGTTTCGAGGGATGGCGATCGTTCAAGAGCGAGACGCCGCCTGACGGCTGGACCGCGGCCGACGGCGTGCTCTCGCGCACCGGCAAGGGCGGCGACATCATGACCGTGCGCGAGTTCGGCAGCTTCGAGCTCGAGCTCGAGTACAAGATCGCCCCCGGCGGCAACAGCGGAATCATGTACCGCGTGATCACCGAGGGGAACGCGCCGTACTGGAGCGGACCCGAATACCAGATCCTCGACAACGAGCGGCACCCCGACGCGAAGAACGGTCCGGACCGCCTCGCCGGCGCCAACTACGATCTCATCGCGCCGTCGGCAGCGGTGAGCAAGCCGGCCGGCGAGTGGAACAGCGTGCGCATCGCCATCCACGGCAACCACGTGGAGCACTGGCTGAACGGTACGAAGGTCGTGGAATACGTGCTCGGCAGCCCGGAGTGGACGGCGCTCGTGGCCGACAGCAAGTTCAAGGCGTGGCCGATCTACGGCAAGGCGTCGCGCGGGCACATCGTGCTGCAGGATCACGGTGACCTGGTGGAGTTCCGCAACATCCGCATCAAGGACCTGAACTGATGTCGTCTGCCGTCCGTATCAAGCTCTCCATCCTGATGTTCCTCCAGTACTTCATCTGGGGGACGTGGTACGTGACGATGGGGCCGTACCTGAACGAGACGTTGAAGTTCAACGGCTCGCAGATCGGCCTCGCGTACGGCGCCACGGCGCTGGCCGCCATCGTCTCGCCGTTCTTCGTCGGCATGATCGCCGACAG
This region includes:
- a CDS encoding DUF1080 domain-containing protein, which translates into the protein MKRMASMALAALVATATPAFAQTGAGWTSLFDGKSFEGWRSFKSETPPDGWTAADGVLSRTGKGGDIMTVREFGSFELELEYKIAPGGNSGIMYRVITEGNAPYWSGPEYQILDNERHPDAKNGPDRLAGANYDLIAPSAAVSKPAGEWNSVRIAIHGNHVEHWLNGTKVVEYVLGSPEWTALVADSKFKAWPIYGKASRGHIVLQDHGDLVEFRNIRIKDLN